From Topomyia yanbarensis strain Yona2022 chromosome 1, ASM3024719v1, whole genome shotgun sequence, one genomic window encodes:
- the LOC131681589 gene encoding uncharacterized protein LOC131681589 isoform X1, with amino-acid sequence MDSESDVMFMGLSVLSIGILSKIRNRKNKRSRRFWVNPYLKMRLEKGRFTKDFDDMRYWTDEFTSNFHMNAEQFDELYRRIRHKLEPKRWTRADCISAKHKLAYTVEYLAGGPFFEKYGASNYRISSTESSKILRETCQAIYEELAGTEFMEFSAKNWLGVANNFRSKWNMPNCVGAIDGKHIRIKCPPNAGSLYYNYKRYHSIILLAACDADYRFTFIDVGSPGADGDMNVFGRTKFGQDILEDCGLLELPPDASVNGIEIPFFFVGDDAFPLSSRIMKPYGTGSAFSNEQKIFNYRLSRARRTIENAFGLLTMRWGCLRSEFLCYPDKVKVIVGACCALHNFLLKSSHFDHVDRIENGVFIEGEWRRLNQLDQINLPRRGRPNEIASNIRKMLTNFFAEIDVLPFQSDRAHCI; translated from the exons ATGGATTCCGAATCTGATGTTATGTTTATGGGACTTTCCGTTCTGTCGATTGGAATATTGTCAAAAATCAGAAACCGCAAGAACAAGCGGAGCAGAAGATTTTGGGTGAATCCTTACCTCAAAATGCGGCTAGAAAAAGGAAGGTTCACAAAGGAT TTCGACGATATGCGTTATTGGACAGACGAGTTCACCAGCAACTTTCATATGAACGCAGAGCAATTTGACGAACTGTATCGTCGAATACGACATAAACTTGAACCAAAAAGATGGACTCGGGCTGATTGCATTAGCGCAAAACATAAACTGGCGTATACCGTTGA ATACCTTGCCGGTGGACCTTTCTTCGAGAAGTATGGAGCAAGTAACTATCGCATTAGTTCCACTGAAAGTTCGAAAATCTTGCGGGAGACTTGTCAGGCAATTTACGAGGAACTAGCAGGAACTGAATTCATGGAATTCTCAGCAAAGAACTGGTTGGGTGTGGCAAATAACTTCCGTAGTAAATGGAACATGCCGAATTGCGTCGGAGCCATCGACGGCAAGCACATCCGCATTAAATGTCCCCCAAACGCAGGGTCATTGTATTACAATTACAAA CGTTACCACAGCATCATACTCTTGGCAGCATGTGATGCAGATTATCGTTTCACTTTTATAGATGTTGGATCTCCTGGTGCAGATGGCGATATGAATGTTTTTGGAAGAACTAAATTTGGCCAGGATATTCTGGAGGATTGCGGTTTGTTGGAATTACCACCTGATGCCAGTGTGAATGGGATAGAAATTCCATTTTTCTTCGTTGGAGATGATGCATTCCCACTTTCTTCTCGGATAATGAAGCCATATGGTACAGGAAGTGCGTTCTccaatgaacaaaaaattttcaactacaGACTTTCTCGAGCTCGCAGAACGATTGAAAATGCCTTTGGCTTACTAACAATGAGGTGGGGCTGTCTGAGGTCCGAATTTCTATGCTATCCGGACAAAGTTAAAGTTATTGTGGGTGCTTGTTGTGCACTCCACAATTTTCTTCTGAAATCATCTCATTTTGATCACGTTGATCGAATTGAGAACGGAGTTTTTATTGAAGGAGAGTGGCGTCGTTTGAATCAACTGGATCAAATTAATTTACCAAGACGTGGACGTCCGAACGAAATAGCAAGCAACATACGGAAAATGCTCACAAACTTCTTTGCTGAAATCGATGTACTACCATTCCAAAGCGATCGTGCTCATTGCATTTGA
- the LOC131681589 gene encoding uncharacterized protein LOC131681589 isoform X2 yields the protein MRYWTDEFTSNFHMNAEQFDELYRRIRHKLEPKRWTRADCISAKHKLAYTVEYLAGGPFFEKYGASNYRISSTESSKILRETCQAIYEELAGTEFMEFSAKNWLGVANNFRSKWNMPNCVGAIDGKHIRIKCPPNAGSLYYNYKRYHSIILLAACDADYRFTFIDVGSPGADGDMNVFGRTKFGQDILEDCGLLELPPDASVNGIEIPFFFVGDDAFPLSSRIMKPYGTGSAFSNEQKIFNYRLSRARRTIENAFGLLTMRWGCLRSEFLCYPDKVKVIVGACCALHNFLLKSSHFDHVDRIENGVFIEGEWRRLNQLDQINLPRRGRPNEIASNIRKMLTNFFAEIDVLPFQSDRAHCI from the exons ATGCGTTATTGGACAGACGAGTTCACCAGCAACTTTCATATGAACGCAGAGCAATTTGACGAACTGTATCGTCGAATACGACATAAACTTGAACCAAAAAGATGGACTCGGGCTGATTGCATTAGCGCAAAACATAAACTGGCGTATACCGTTGA ATACCTTGCCGGTGGACCTTTCTTCGAGAAGTATGGAGCAAGTAACTATCGCATTAGTTCCACTGAAAGTTCGAAAATCTTGCGGGAGACTTGTCAGGCAATTTACGAGGAACTAGCAGGAACTGAATTCATGGAATTCTCAGCAAAGAACTGGTTGGGTGTGGCAAATAACTTCCGTAGTAAATGGAACATGCCGAATTGCGTCGGAGCCATCGACGGCAAGCACATCCGCATTAAATGTCCCCCAAACGCAGGGTCATTGTATTACAATTACAAA CGTTACCACAGCATCATACTCTTGGCAGCATGTGATGCAGATTATCGTTTCACTTTTATAGATGTTGGATCTCCTGGTGCAGATGGCGATATGAATGTTTTTGGAAGAACTAAATTTGGCCAGGATATTCTGGAGGATTGCGGTTTGTTGGAATTACCACCTGATGCCAGTGTGAATGGGATAGAAATTCCATTTTTCTTCGTTGGAGATGATGCATTCCCACTTTCTTCTCGGATAATGAAGCCATATGGTACAGGAAGTGCGTTCTccaatgaacaaaaaattttcaactacaGACTTTCTCGAGCTCGCAGAACGATTGAAAATGCCTTTGGCTTACTAACAATGAGGTGGGGCTGTCTGAGGTCCGAATTTCTATGCTATCCGGACAAAGTTAAAGTTATTGTGGGTGCTTGTTGTGCACTCCACAATTTTCTTCTGAAATCATCTCATTTTGATCACGTTGATCGAATTGAGAACGGAGTTTTTATTGAAGGAGAGTGGCGTCGTTTGAATCAACTGGATCAAATTAATTTACCAAGACGTGGACGTCCGAACGAAATAGCAAGCAACATACGGAAAATGCTCACAAACTTCTTTGCTGAAATCGATGTACTACCATTCCAAAGCGATCGTGCTCATTGCATTTGA
- the LOC131681710 gene encoding uncharacterized protein LOC131681710, with translation MWEKISITVSSELGKVIAVPECRKYWDALRESTRVYLDRSKLEKISNKSGAPADLLDLYSADIQGKFDLYQSRWPFAEEMSFYIPSCARTAYTVSLGNSGANTRLKNPIETSQTTHLEGEDWSQEFDGSSNTDTAFISPSTSGRTSRSRKGDEANLDMTLITLATSVSEFVSSRSSQKEYKFKEFHGELDNILCELPFIEAMKFNICVLEQANELLEKCRSKMDYNV, from the exons ATGTGGGAAAAGATTAGTATAACTGTTTCCTCTGAACTTGGGAAAGTCATTGCAGTGCCCGAATGTCGTAAGTATTGGGATGCGCTTCGAGAATCCACAAG AGTTTACTTGGATAGATCAAAGCTCGAAAAGATAAGCAACAAATCAGGTGCCCCTGCTGATCTTCTGGACCTGTATAGCGCAGACATACAGGGCAAATTTGATCTCTACCAAAGTCGCTGGCCATTTGCCGAAGAAATGAGCTTTTACATCCCTTCCTGTGCTCGAACGGCATATACGGTATCGCTTGGAAACTCAGGAGCCAATACTAGATTAAAAAATCCAATCGAAACTAGTCAGACAACTCACCTCGAAGGTGAAGATTGGTCTCAAGAGTTTGAT GGTTCATCGAACACAGACACAGCTTTCATTAGCCCATCTACCAGCGGACGAACGAGTCGTTCCCGGAAAGGAGACGAGGCTAATCTGGATATGACTTTGATTACACTGGCAACTTCCGTATCAGAATTTGTAAGTTCTCGCAGTTCTCAGAAGGAATATAAATTCAAGGAGTTTCACGGCGAGTTGGATAACATCCTATGCGAACTCCCCTTTATCGAAGCTATGAAGTTCAACATCTGTGTTTTGGAACAGGCGAACGAACTGCTGGAGAAGTGTAGAAGCAAAATGGATTATAACGTATAG